The sequence below is a genomic window from Lusitaniella coriacea LEGE 07157.
CTTAGCCCGTTTGTTCAAAACCTTCGACCAACGACGATTCACCCTTTCTGGGTCTTCTTTCCGAGGCAACCTCTTTTTATTAGCTTCCAACCACTCAACCCCTGCCGTAACCAATTCAGCCTCAACCAGCGTGGGAATCTGTAGCTCAAAGTCTCCAATGGGAATGTACTTCGCTTCAGATGGCAACTGACCTAACCGCCGCATTTTAAGAAAATCATCCTTAGAACAGCGCTGCCTCAAACCATTCCGGTCAAAGTAAACCACGGCTTCCTTGCCCTTCAACTGTCCCGTAAACCCTACTGTGTAGTCATCAATTATCCGAAATTGTCCAGAACAATGGACTTCAGCCATGCGCCGACCAGTACAGAGTGCGACTGCAAGGCTGACATCACGCCACTCAA
It includes:
- a CDS encoding protelomerase family protein; amino-acid sequence: EWRDVSLAVALCTGRRMAEVHCSGQFRIIDDYTVGFTGQLKGKEAVVYFDRNGLRQRCSKDDFLKMRRLGQLPSEAKYIPIGDFELQIPTLVEAELVTAGVEWLEANKKRLPRKEDPERVNRRWSKVLNKRAKLWDFLPEGENMTYHRTRAGYVAAHLNNANVKLFDYLTQIRWILGDNDEATIRAYQRYEIKPGTVTKI